In the genome of Streptomyces aquilus, the window ACATGGCGGGTTCGAGGGCACGGTCGCACACGGCGAAGGCCAGGTCGTAGCGGCCGCAGGCCCGCGGCAGCCGGGCCATGGAGGCCAGGGACTCCGGTACGGGACTGCGTGCCGAGACGACGTCGATGGCTCGGAACCAGGGGGTGAACCGCTCGCGCATGGCGTCGGAGTCGAGGTCGTGGCCGTAGTCCAAGGTCCGCAGACACGCCTCCGCCATGGCCTCGGCACGCACGGCGCCGAGCAGCTGGGCATCGCCGAACCACGGGGCGGCGCCCCACGCGACGTCGGGGCGCGCGCCGGTGGCCGAGCCGAGCGCCATCACCGCGTCGTCCATCTCCCCGTCGAGGAAGAAGAAGTACGCCTGCGCCACCACGGCGCTCAGGGAGGAGTCCCGCCGGACATCCTCTTCGAGCTCCGAGCGCCGGTCCCGCCACAGCTCGGCGAGGGCCGCGTACGGCTCCGGGGCGTCCGGCGCCGAGGCGACCGCGCCGACCAGGAACCTCACGGCACCGGCCGGGCTTCCGCCGCAGTGCGCCATCACGCCGGCGAGCGTGACCCCCACCGCCACTGACTTGTTCGACATCGGCAGAGAATATCCAGGCCCGAGGGACGGGTGGGACATCGGACGTCGACGCCGCCGACGAACGCGGCGAACAGGCCCTCCCCAGAAGGGCGCGGAAGCCCGCCCGCCGGATTCGTGACCTGAGCGTTACCTGTACCTGAGGGCGTAGATCCTTCACCGCGGGGCACTTGGTGTCTGCCGGGCGGCACGGGGTGTCGGGCGGCGGTGTCAGAGGGCTACAGGTGAAGAGGGGACTCGCGATGATCCTTCCGGCTGAGAGAGAACTGCGGACCGCGCTGGCGCGTTTCGCCGAGGCCCGCATCGAGTACGACGCGTCGGGCGGCAGGCGGTGCGGCCGCGCGCTGGAGGACGCCACGTACACCCTCTGCGTACTGACCGGCGCCCGCACCGCCGACGAGGCCCTGGCCGCGGCGGACGCGCTGCTGCTGCGGTACGGCGCGCGCGCCGAGAGCGCCGCGCACGAGGACAGGACACTGGCGGCCTGACCGCCCGGGGGCGAGTCGTCCGGTGGGTGGGAATACCGGACGACTCGGTCTAGGTTCATCCCGGGAGCCGGCCGCATCTTCGCCGTCCGGCCACATCGCGGAAGGACCGAACCTCATGCGCTACGCCGTTCTCGGCACCGGCATCGTCGGCCGTACGATCGCCGCCAAGCTCGCGTCACTCGGCCATGAGGTGGTCATCGGAACCCGTGACCCGCAGGCCACCCTCGCCCGCACCGACCCCGACGGCATGGGCAACCCGCCGTACGCCGTCTGGCAGGCCGACCACGCCGACGTGCTGCTGAAGCCGTTCGCGGAGGCCGCCGCCCTCGGCGAGACGATCGTCAACACCACCGCCGGTACCGCCGCCCTGACGGCCCTGGACGCGGCGGGCAGCGCGAACCTGGCGGGCAAGGTCGTCATCGACGTCGCCAACCCGCTGGACTTCTCCGCCGGTATGCCGCCCACGCTCGACCCCGTCAACACCGACAGCCTCGGCGAGCAGATCCAGCGCGCCTTCCCCGAGGCGAAGGTCGTCAAGACCCTCAACACCATGACCTGCGCGGTCATGGTCGAGCCCACGCGTGTGGCCGGGGAACACAACGTGTTCGTCTCCGGCGCGGACACCGG includes:
- a CDS encoding DUF5133 domain-containing protein translates to MILPAERELRTALARFAEARIEYDASGGRRCGRALEDATYTLCVLTGARTADEALAAADALLLRYGARAESAAHEDRTLAA
- a CDS encoding NADPH-dependent F420 reductase, yielding MRYAVLGTGIVGRTIAAKLASLGHEVVIGTRDPQATLARTDPDGMGNPPYAVWQADHADVLLKPFAEAAALGETIVNTTAGTAALTALDAAGSANLAGKVVIDVANPLDFSAGMPPTLDPVNTDSLGEQIQRAFPEAKVVKTLNTMTCAVMVEPTRVAGEHNVFVSGADTGAKKQVTELLVSFGWPEHSVIDLGGIETARGTEMLLPIWLRLMGTLGHADFNFHIQGAR
- a CDS encoding tetratricopeptide repeat protein, translated to MSNKSVAVGVTLAGVMAHCGGSPAGAVRFLVGAVASAPDAPEPYAALAELWRDRRSELEEDVRRDSSLSAVVAQAYFFFLDGEMDDAVMALGSATGARPDVAWGAAPWFGDAQLLGAVRAEAMAEACLRTLDYGHDLDSDAMRERFTPWFRAIDVVSARSPVPESLASMARLPRACGRYDLAFAVCDRALEPAMWTEVARAATWRVMGRLDQAATAFERALALEPDNWSVHLDLADVRAEQGDFAGAAAQAEQGLAHAPGEASLRAAAAAYRTRRSGSSDDLRALIALAPQVPSPGYRALLIDHACAAEGLPRELVAEARRATRQA